From a single Maylandia zebra isolate NMK-2024a linkage group LG3, Mzebra_GT3a, whole genome shotgun sequence genomic region:
- the LOC101481878 gene encoding E3 ubiquitin-protein ligase TRIM47 isoform X2: MSAFGFLASLPEDHFVCTICLNVFSDPVTTPCGHNFCRTCLTQHWDRSELCHCPTCSKRFYVRPEFSTNTVIAEISGQIKKRKVETLEDMDAPGKVACDVCTDLQFKALKSCLVCQTSYCEAHLEPHQRVPSLMRHKLIEPVENLEERMCRRHERIMEFFCRDDQVCICLLCSETDHKDHETVPVEEEGAQQRENIESQKAKIKLMIEERMEKIKEFNEGSELRKVKADQEIEENNTLFSNLINQVEEMQAKLRSNIQIKLRKSQEKDEAVIQELHDEIAELQRKHSELDELSQNEDHLWLLQTLKALSNISASKDWSKIKVYSDLCVQTARRAMAHLVHTFKTELKTLTKAGLPHCDVFSSQN, encoded by the exons ATGTCAGCTTTTGGTTTCCTCGCTTCATTGCCAGAGGATCATTTCGTCTGTACGATCTGCCTGAACGTCTTCAGTGACCCGGTCACTACACCTTGCGGTCACAACTTTTGCAGGACCTGCCTCACTCAGCACTGGGACAGAAGTGAGTTATGCCACTGTCCAACGTGCAGTAAAAGATTCTATGTGAGGCCCGAGTTCTCCACAAACACCGTCATCGCAGAGATTTCAGGCCAAATCAAGAAGAGGAAGGTGGAGACGCTTGAAGACATGGATGCACCGGGGAAAGTGGCGTGCGACGTGTGCACTGATTTACAGTTCAAAGCCTTGAAGTCTTGCCTGGTGTGTCAGACGTCGTACTGCGAAGCCCATCTGGAGCCTCACCAGAGAGTTCCCTCTTTAATGAGACACAAGCTGATCGAGCCAGTGGAGAATCTGGAGGAGAGGATGTGCAGGAGGCACGAGAGGATAATGGAGTTTTTCTGCAGAGATGATCAGGTGTGCATCTGTCTGCTGTGCAGTGAGACAGACCACAAAGACCATGAGACAGTACCTGTTGAAGAAGAAGGGGCTCAGCAGAGA GAAAATATTGAGTCTCAAAAAGCAAAGATCAAACTGATGATTGAGGAGAGGATGGAAAAGATAAAGGAATTTAATGAGGGCTCCGAACTGCGGAAG GTAAAAGCAGACCAAGAGATTGAGGAGAACAATACACTATTCAGTAATCTGATAAACCAAGTAGAAGAGATGCAGGCTAAACTACGATCAAACATTCAAATCAAGCTCAGAAAGTCACAAGAGAAAGACGAAGCGGTAATTCAGGAGTTGCACGACGAAATCGCAGAACTGCAGAGAAAACACTCAGAGCTGGACGAACTTTCACAAAATGAGGACCACCTGTGGCTCTTACAG ACTTTGAAGGCTCTGAGCAATATTTCAGCCTCCAAGGATTGGTCGAAGATCAAGGTTTACTCAGACTTGTGTGTGCAGACGGCAAGGAGAGCCATGGCTCATCTTGTGCACACTttcaaaactgaactgaaaactcTCACAAAAGCAG